The following proteins come from a genomic window of Thiothrix unzii:
- the gspI gene encoding type II secretion system minor pseudopilin GspI, whose protein sequence is MSVSSKQSGFSLLEVLVAFVVMGLVVGVLLQLFGSSMRSVALSQEYSFAVQVAESRLAAVGTEIPVEQGNLSGEESSSGYRWQIAMEPLELDDKLEALPLTAQIFQVAVTVTWASGDKPREFHLSSLRFGKKL, encoded by the coding sequence GTGTCAGTATCCAGTAAGCAATCCGGTTTTTCTCTGCTCGAAGTGCTGGTCGCCTTTGTGGTGATGGGCTTGGTGGTGGGCGTATTGCTGCAACTGTTTGGCTCGTCGATGCGCAGTGTCGCGTTATCGCAGGAATACAGTTTTGCGGTGCAAGTGGCTGAGTCGCGTTTGGCGGCTGTTGGCACAGAAATTCCGGTGGAGCAGGGCAATCTCAGCGGTGAAGAAAGCAGTTCCGGTTATCGCTGGCAAATCGCTATGGAACCGTTGGAACTTGATGACAAGCTCGAAGCGTTACCCCTGACCGCACAAATTTTCCAAGTTGCAGTGACCGTGACTTGGGCAAGCGGCGATAAACCGCGTGAGTTTCACCTTTCGAGCTTACGTTTTGGGAAAAAGTTATGA
- a CDS encoding SRPBCC family protein: protein MLGMLLGALVLVLLLVLLVGMLLPAREQVTRVELFKAPVAEVWEALNNLPGQAQWRTGLKSVQTLDDDEGLRWVEQPLQGTAVVLRKTKEIPLQELILELQQRGIHATRQARLNNVPGGTRVTFTQTLQITMPIRRLLNRFHGGVDNRLDGFIRQLRVKFSA from the coding sequence ATGCTAGGAATGCTATTGGGTGCGCTGGTATTGGTATTATTACTGGTGTTATTAGTGGGGATGTTGTTGCCTGCCCGCGAACAAGTAACCCGTGTGGAATTGTTTAAAGCACCGGTCGCCGAAGTCTGGGAAGCATTAAACAACTTGCCCGGTCAGGCGCAGTGGCGCACTGGTTTGAAAAGTGTGCAAACGCTGGACGATGACGAGGGTTTACGCTGGGTCGAACAGCCGTTACAAGGTACTGCGGTGGTATTGCGCAAAACCAAGGAAATCCCGTTACAGGAATTGATCTTGGAATTACAGCAACGCGGCATACACGCAACCCGTCAAGCTCGTTTGAATAATGTGCCGGGTGGCACACGTGTCACGTTTACGCAAACCTTACAAATTACCATGCCGATACGCCGTTTACTGAACCGCTTTCACGGTGGGGTGGATAACCGTTTGGATGGTTTTATCCGTCAGTTGCGAGTTAAATTTTCCGCCTAA
- a CDS encoding YkgJ family cysteine cluster protein produces MANPCIECGACCASFRVSFYWGETDAAPDGYVPAHLTQAIAPHHVAMLGTDQARPHCIALQGTVGEHVSCTIYPLRSSTCQEFTASWENGIHNPTCDRARANYGLAPLTPESLHF; encoded by the coding sequence ATGGCAAACCCTTGTATTGAATGCGGCGCGTGTTGCGCCAGCTTCCGCGTTTCGTTTTATTGGGGGGAAACCGATGCCGCCCCCGATGGTTACGTGCCTGCTCACCTCACCCAAGCGATTGCCCCACACCACGTTGCGATGCTAGGCACGGATCAGGCACGTCCGCACTGCATTGCGTTACAAGGCACGGTCGGTGAACACGTCAGTTGCACGATTTACCCGCTACGCTCGTCCACTTGCCAGGAATTCACCGCTTCGTGGGAAAACGGCATTCACAACCCTACCTGTGACCGTGCACGGGCAAATTACGGCCTCGCACCACTCACACCTGAGTCATTACACTTTTAA
- the folK gene encoding 2-amino-4-hydroxy-6-hydroxymethyldihydropteridine diphosphokinase — MATVYLSLGSNQQREHNLCSCLQRLRQDFTAVVCSTVYETAAVGFNGEAFLNLVVRCTTSYTPEALQTYLRTLEDAHGRVRNGEKYSPRTLDVDLLLYDDLNQQPEQNLPHSDILRYPFVLFPLLELDPELIHPALRCSLQTLISTTGLSRDSLHPFTLNCGH, encoded by the coding sequence ATGGCAACCGTCTATTTAAGCCTTGGCAGCAATCAACAGCGGGAGCACAATCTATGCTCCTGTTTGCAACGGTTGCGTCAAGATTTTACGGCGGTGGTTTGTTCCACGGTCTATGAAACCGCTGCGGTCGGATTCAACGGGGAGGCGTTTCTGAATCTGGTAGTGCGCTGTACGACTTCGTACACCCCGGAAGCCTTACAAACGTATTTACGCACGCTCGAAGATGCACACGGGCGGGTGCGCAACGGTGAGAAATACAGCCCACGCACCTTGGACGTTGATTTATTGTTGTATGACGACCTAAATCAGCAACCCGAACAAAACCTGCCACACAGCGATATTTTGCGTTACCCGTTCGTCTTATTTCCGCTACTGGAGCTTGACCCGGAACTCATCCACCCTGCATTGCGCTGTTCGCTGCAAACCTTAATAAGCACTACCGGCTTATCAAGAGATAGCCTGCATCCTTTCACGCTGAATTGCGGTCATTAG
- a CDS encoding glycine zipper 2TM domain-containing protein, giving the protein MKRTIIRIAAIATLATTALTGCVGAPMDNATTGAIAGSVLGGVVGHQFGKGDGNDLATVAGALLGGYLGSQMGSQYDRQRLGQAVSSGAPVSWQNPDTGYRYNATPGQTYRTNTNQVCRPVNVTGYIDGRQENIQMRACRQPNGQWVTVN; this is encoded by the coding sequence ATGAAACGTACCATTATACGTATCGCCGCTATCGCAACCCTCGCCACTACTGCTTTGACTGGCTGCGTTGGTGCTCCTATGGATAACGCAACCACGGGAGCCATTGCCGGTTCCGTTTTAGGTGGCGTTGTTGGTCATCAATTCGGCAAAGGCGATGGTAACGACCTCGCAACCGTTGCAGGTGCACTGTTAGGTGGTTATCTGGGTTCGCAAATGGGCAGCCAGTACGACCGTCAACGCTTGGGTCAAGCGGTTTCCAGCGGTGCTCCAGTGAGCTGGCAAAATCCAGACACAGGCTACCGTTACAATGCAACACCAGGCCAGACCTACCGTACAAATACTAACCAAGTGTGCCGCCCGGTTAACGTGACAGGTTACATTGATGGTCGTCAGGAAAACATTCAAATGCGTGCTTGCCGCCAGCCTAACGGTCAATGGGTAACAGTTAACTAA
- the gspE gene encoding type II secretion system ATPase GspE: MQVAPSHAPSVLFGERLVKQGKLKSADLERALRAQAEIRQPLGSVLVRLGMLTEQEVAFVLSRHLGVRMAVTRDYPTIALDNPGISINYMRNAEVVPVHAEEDRIVVAMSNPQDEFCRQALFMASGKQIEPLLGLPSEIRANIERLYGADADKAKGNDDEFEITGGHENLDDIEHLKDMASEAPVIRTVNQIMTNAMTQRASDIHIEPFETHLKVRYRIDGVIHEVESPPAQLTAAIISRIKLMARLNIAERRLPQDGRIQMRAHGKEIDMRVSTVPTMHGESVVMRLLDKNSVKLDLKTLGFSDDNFQRLQKELDAPHGVVLVTGPTGSGKTTTLYAALTQLNTPENKILTVEDPVEYELEGINQIQANPKIGLNFADALRSIVRQDPDIIMIGEMRDVETARIAIQSALTGHLVLSTLHTNDAASGITRLLDMGLEDYLLTSTVNGILAQRLVRRLCPQCRESHSVLPEIEHELGLRKYQPDGELRLWHAKGCNACGNTGYKGRSAIHEFLVMDDPLRRLILKHEDAGVLQEQARKAGMRTMYEDGLMKALKGVTTLEEVLRVAEDTPNASV, translated from the coding sequence ATGCAGGTTGCACCTTCCCATGCTCCCTCTGTCCTGTTTGGCGAACGTTTGGTCAAACAAGGCAAGCTAAAATCCGCAGACCTTGAACGTGCGTTACGTGCGCAGGCCGAAATACGTCAGCCGTTGGGCAGTGTTTTGGTGCGTTTAGGAATGCTAACTGAACAAGAAGTCGCTTTTGTGCTGTCGCGCCACTTGGGTGTGCGGATGGCGGTGACTCGTGATTACCCCACGATTGCTTTAGATAATCCCGGTATTTCAATTAATTACATGCGTAATGCGGAAGTCGTGCCAGTGCACGCGGAAGAAGATCGCATTGTGGTAGCAATGTCGAACCCGCAGGATGAGTTTTGCCGCCAAGCTTTATTCATGGCGAGCGGTAAGCAAATTGAGCCGCTGTTGGGTTTGCCGAGTGAGATTCGTGCCAATATTGAACGCTTGTACGGCGCGGATGCTGATAAAGCCAAAGGTAACGACGACGAGTTTGAAATTACCGGCGGTCACGAAAACCTTGACGACATCGAACATCTGAAAGACATGGCGAGTGAAGCTCCGGTTATCCGCACGGTTAACCAGATTATGACCAACGCTATGACCCAACGCGCTTCCGACATTCACATTGAGCCGTTTGAAACCCACTTGAAAGTGCGTTACCGCATTGATGGAGTGATCCATGAGGTGGAATCTCCCCCTGCGCAATTAACTGCTGCTATTATTTCGCGGATTAAATTAATGGCACGGCTGAACATTGCCGAGCGGCGTTTACCGCAAGACGGACGCATTCAGATGCGGGCGCACGGTAAAGAAATCGACATGCGGGTGTCGACCGTGCCGACGATGCACGGGGAGAGTGTGGTGATGCGTTTGCTCGATAAAAACAGCGTTAAGCTGGATCTGAAGACCTTGGGATTTTCTGACGATAACTTCCAACGTCTGCAAAAAGAATTGGATGCGCCGCACGGGGTAGTGTTAGTGACCGGGCCAACAGGTTCGGGGAAAACCACGACGTTGTATGCGGCCTTGACCCAATTGAATACCCCGGAAAACAAAATTCTGACGGTGGAAGACCCGGTGGAATACGAGTTAGAGGGGATTAACCAAATTCAGGCGAATCCGAAAATCGGTTTGAATTTCGCCGATGCTTTGCGTTCGATTGTGCGCCAAGACCCGGACATTATTATGATCGGGGAAATGCGTGACGTGGAAACCGCACGTATCGCGATTCAATCCGCCTTAACCGGGCACTTGGTGTTGTCAACCTTGCACACCAATGATGCTGCCAGCGGGATTACGCGCTTACTCGATATGGGTTTGGAAGATTACTTATTGACCTCTACGGTGAATGGCATTTTGGCGCAGCGGTTAGTGCGGCGGTTATGCCCGCAATGCCGCGAATCACACAGCGTGCTACCGGAAATTGAGCATGAGTTGGGTTTGCGCAAATACCAGCCGGATGGGGAGTTGCGCTTGTGGCACGCCAAAGGTTGCAATGCGTGTGGCAATACCGGCTACAAAGGTCGGAGTGCGATTCACGAGTTTTTGGTGATGGATGACCCGTTACGCCGCTTGATTTTGAAACATGAAGATGCCGGAGTACTCCAAGAACAAGCGCGTAAAGCCGGAATGCGCACTATGTACGAAGACGGTTTAATGAAAGCCCTCAAAGGTGTGACAACCTTGGAAGAAGTGTTGCGCGTGGCGGAGGATACCCCGAATGCCAGCGTATAG
- a CDS encoding vWA domain-containing protein — protein MKRLTTLLLTTILALPAAANAADDLIIVLDASNSMWAKINDTHKIVFARDALSQLLTAQPDTASIGLISYGNRHKRDCQDINTIAKPGDSTPSALLKQAREIMPHGGSPISGALRQAATQGNTILLISDGTESCDNDPCATTQELKSKNPDLRIHVMGFSDAADSPLRCIAERSGGSFTLATDKTAISNGLSKLTQSTGTSTPTPPTAADSTISKDPGTLELSIGGSNDPENLPANFLIYDAAGQHLVTFTSKTTVSRPLQPGTYRIDALWGEIKKTQTLEVTAGKTVTHRFDLGALGVLTFNAVDTQQKPVDANFSLYNDTNGYYASALLKNQVTEKLPVGTYKLKATINEQVQQAELTITADKETRHTFTFQPQP, from the coding sequence ATGAAACGCCTGACCACTTTATTATTGACCACCATCCTCGCCCTACCGGCTGCTGCCAACGCGGCGGACGACCTGATTATTGTGCTGGATGCCTCCAACAGCATGTGGGCCAAAATTAACGACACGCATAAAATCGTGTTCGCACGCGACGCTTTAAGCCAGTTACTGACCGCGCAACCCGATACTGCCAGCATTGGCCTAATCAGTTACGGCAACCGCCACAAACGCGACTGCCAAGACATTAATACCATTGCCAAACCCGGTGACAGCACCCCGTCTGCCTTGCTCAAACAAGCACGTGAGATTATGCCGCACGGTGGCTCCCCGATCAGCGGCGCGTTACGCCAAGCTGCGACGCAAGGAAATACGATTTTACTCATCAGTGACGGTACTGAAAGCTGCGATAACGACCCTTGCGCCACAACCCAAGAACTTAAAAGCAAAAACCCCGACTTACGCATTCATGTCATGGGCTTTAGCGATGCCGCCGACTCGCCGTTGCGCTGCATTGCCGAACGCAGCGGTGGTAGCTTCACCCTTGCTACTGATAAAACCGCCATCAGTAACGGCTTAAGCAAGCTCACCCAATCAACCGGAACCAGTACACCGACTCCACCCACCGCCGCCGATTCCACCATCAGCAAGGATCCCGGCACACTGGAACTCAGTATCGGTGGCAGTAACGACCCGGAAAACTTACCCGCAAACTTCCTGATTTACGATGCAGCAGGGCAACACTTGGTCACGTTCACCAGCAAAACCACCGTATCACGCCCGTTACAACCCGGCACTTACCGCATTGACGCACTCTGGGGTGAAATCAAGAAAACCCAGACGTTGGAAGTGACTGCCGGAAAAACCGTGACGCACCGCTTCGATTTGGGCGCGTTGGGTGTCCTAACGTTTAATGCCGTTGATACGCAACAAAAACCAGTGGATGCCAATTTCAGCTTGTATAACGATACCAACGGTTACTACGCCAGTGCCTTGCTCAAAAATCAAGTGACCGAAAAACTCCCAGTAGGAACCTACAAACTCAAAGCCACGATTAACGAACAAGTGCAACAAGCTGAACTCACGATTACTGCGGATAAAGAAACCCGCCACACGTTTACTTTCCAGCCCCAACCCTAA
- a CDS encoding metalloregulator ArsR/SmtB family transcription factor: MSATTMPLEIFTKALADLTRLRILLLLVGKPELCVCELTQALALAQPKISRHLAILRESGLLLDRKAGLWVYYRLHPELPAWVTQTLTQWQVVNVSSEPYQQDQLRLSQSQRQNPACEVCD; the protein is encoded by the coding sequence ATGCCATTGGAAATTTTCACCAAAGCCCTTGCGGATTTAACCCGCCTGCGCATTCTTTTATTGCTCGTGGGCAAACCGGAATTGTGCGTGTGTGAACTCACCCAAGCGTTAGCTTTGGCACAACCGAAGATTTCCCGCCACCTTGCGATTTTGCGCGAAAGCGGTTTACTGCTCGACCGTAAAGCAGGACTGTGGGTGTATTACCGTTTGCACCCTGAGTTACCCGCGTGGGTGACGCAAACCCTGACCCAATGGCAAGTGGTCAATGTCAGCAGCGAACCTTACCAGCAAGATCAATTGCGCCTGTCACAATCACAACGCCAAAATCCGGCGTGCGAGGTCTGCGATTAA
- a CDS encoding type II secretion system F family protein — protein sequence MPAYSFKAITPAGVSKTGTLEAANEAFVVESLHAQGLIPLKIQSLKASDGASTTTTAKPARGLFASKSVKQEDIMALTQQMSSMLRAGLPLDRALGILLEISDKPPVLSLVQGIQNQVRSGKRFADALEESGKFNRFYINMVRAGEAGGSIDEALARLVEYMARAKELRGTVISALIYPAILAFVAVVSIFALLTFVVPQFAQMFSDMGGELPTITKVVMGAADALRHYWWAVLGGMLLLLLTVQYIFTNEKARIGLDRSLLRWPLVGNLIGKIETARFSRSLGTLLHNGVPLLGALKIAKNTVSNRVMAAAVEESADSLKQGESLTRTLLSKGVFPPYALHMLRVGEETGRMEELLREVADIYDDEVKTSVKQMLALLEPVLILIMAVAILVIIGSVLLPMINMADLVK from the coding sequence ATGCCAGCGTATAGTTTTAAGGCGATTACCCCGGCGGGTGTGAGCAAAACCGGTACGCTGGAAGCCGCGAATGAAGCCTTCGTGGTGGAAAGTTTGCACGCGCAAGGTTTGATTCCGCTGAAAATTCAGTCGCTTAAAGCCAGTGATGGCGCATCGACAACCACGACGGCGAAACCCGCGCGTGGTTTATTTGCCAGTAAAAGCGTCAAGCAAGAAGACATTATGGCATTGACCCAACAAATGTCGTCGATGTTACGGGCGGGTTTACCGCTGGATCGGGCTTTGGGGATTTTGCTGGAAATCAGCGATAAACCACCGGTACTGAGTTTGGTGCAAGGCATTCAAAATCAGGTGCGCAGCGGTAAACGCTTTGCGGACGCGCTGGAGGAAAGCGGTAAATTTAATCGTTTTTACATCAATATGGTGCGTGCCGGGGAGGCAGGTGGCTCGATTGATGAAGCATTGGCGCGTTTGGTGGAATACATGGCGCGTGCTAAAGAGTTACGCGGTACAGTCATTTCAGCGTTGATTTATCCGGCGATTTTAGCTTTTGTGGCGGTGGTGTCGATTTTTGCGTTGCTGACTTTCGTAGTGCCGCAATTTGCGCAAATGTTTTCCGATATGGGCGGCGAATTACCAACGATTACCAAAGTGGTGATGGGAGCAGCCGATGCCTTGCGGCATTATTGGTGGGCAGTGTTGGGTGGTATGTTATTACTGTTGCTCACAGTGCAATACATTTTCACCAATGAAAAAGCACGCATAGGCTTGGATCGCAGCTTATTACGCTGGCCGCTGGTCGGAAATTTAATTGGCAAAATTGAAACCGCACGGTTTTCCCGTAGCTTGGGAACCTTACTGCATAACGGTGTGCCGCTGTTGGGTGCGCTGAAAATCGCAAAAAATACCGTGAGTAACCGGGTCATGGCTGCCGCAGTGGAAGAATCTGCTGACAGCCTTAAGCAAGGCGAAAGCCTGACTCGGACATTATTGAGCAAAGGCGTATTTCCCCCTTACGCCTTGCACATGTTGCGCGTCGGTGAAGAAACCGGGCGTATGGAAGAGCTGCTGCGTGAAGTGGCAGACATTTACGATGATGAGGTCAAAACTTCTGTGAAACAGATGTTAGCACTACTGGAACCGGTGCTGATTCTGATCATGGCGGTTGCCATTTTGGTGATTATTGGCTCGGTGTTATTACCGATGATCAATATGGCTGATTTGGTGAAATGA
- a CDS encoding YbfB/YjiJ family MFS transporter, giving the protein MTTNSVQTSKVLLAGICSLILTVGLARFAYTPLLPVMRVETWLTEVAGGWLATFNYMGYMSGALLAASISSLHLKYQLYRAGLVVAVLSVVGMGLTDNMWLWSILRYLAGLTSAAGLLIGSGLMLNWLMRNGHRPELGIHFGGLGGGILVSGLVSVAMLAAGLDWAQQWWTLGLLGTLLFIPAWLWLPEPAPSHAQAAVTQAPPSRRWLLLMIAMYFCAGVGFVVSATFTVAMAEKIPSLQGLGSWVWVLVGVAATPACFVWDRVSRRIGDLSALQWAFAGQIIAIVLPAISDHPLIAMSSAALYGATFIGIVSLTLTVIGRLYPANPAKAMARLTLSYGVAQIIAPAITGYIAEATGSYQGGLLMAAGFMLLGMVLLWQIRVLKV; this is encoded by the coding sequence ATGACAACCAACTCTGTGCAAACCAGCAAAGTGTTGTTGGCAGGTATTTGCAGCCTGATTCTGACCGTGGGTTTGGCGCGGTTTGCGTATACCCCGTTATTGCCGGTGATGCGGGTGGAAACTTGGCTAACCGAAGTCGCTGGTGGTTGGTTGGCTACCTTTAATTATATGGGTTACATGAGCGGTGCTTTGTTAGCCGCGTCCATCAGTAGTTTGCACTTGAAATACCAACTTTATCGCGCCGGTTTGGTAGTGGCGGTGCTGAGTGTGGTGGGTATGGGTTTAACCGACAATATGTGGCTGTGGTCAATCCTGCGCTACTTGGCGGGGTTAACCAGTGCGGCGGGGTTATTGATTGGTTCGGGATTAATGCTGAATTGGTTAATGCGTAACGGGCATCGCCCTGAGCTGGGTATTCACTTCGGCGGTTTAGGTGGCGGTATTTTGGTATCGGGCTTGGTATCGGTGGCAATGTTGGCGGCGGGGCTGGATTGGGCGCAACAATGGTGGACGTTGGGTTTATTGGGAACGCTGCTGTTTATTCCTGCATGGTTATGGCTGCCAGAACCCGCACCGAGTCATGCGCAAGCGGCGGTCACGCAAGCCCCGCCGTCGCGCCGTTGGTTGCTGTTAATGATTGCGATGTATTTCTGTGCGGGTGTCGGGTTTGTGGTGAGTGCGACATTTACCGTGGCAATGGCGGAAAAAATCCCCAGTTTACAAGGTTTAGGCAGTTGGGTATGGGTTTTGGTCGGGGTTGCGGCGACTCCGGCATGTTTCGTGTGGGATCGGGTATCGCGCCGCATCGGTGATTTAAGCGCATTGCAATGGGCGTTTGCGGGGCAAATTATCGCGATTGTGTTACCCGCAATCTCGGATCACCCGCTGATAGCGATGAGCAGTGCAGCGTTATACGGCGCAACTTTTATTGGCATTGTGAGTTTAACCCTCACCGTCATTGGGCGTTTATACCCGGCTAATCCCGCCAAAGCGATGGCGCGTCTGACCTTAAGTTATGGTGTGGCGCAAATAATTGCTCCGGCAATCACCGGTTATATCGCGGAAGCTACCGGCAGTTACCAAGGCGGACTGTTAATGGCAGCAGGTTTTATGTTGCTGGGCATGGTGCTGCTGTGGCAAATCCGTGTTTTAAAAGTGTAA
- the folB gene encoding dihydroneopterin aldolase: protein MDIVYVRDLKLDARIGIYEWEKRIFQKIRVDLEMAWDNRPPANSDNIKDTLNYKTAAKRVKALVDADHYELVERLAETIASTLMQELQIPWIQVTVGKPGAVHGSSEVGVRIERGNRAWQPSI, encoded by the coding sequence ATGGATATAGTCTACGTGCGTGACCTCAAACTAGATGCCCGCATTGGCATTTACGAATGGGAAAAACGCATCTTCCAAAAAATCCGCGTCGATCTGGAAATGGCATGGGATAACCGCCCGCCCGCTAACAGTGACAACATCAAAGACACCCTGAATTACAAAACTGCCGCCAAACGTGTCAAAGCCTTGGTGGACGCTGACCATTACGAATTAGTGGAACGTTTAGCAGAAACCATTGCCAGCACCCTGATGCAGGAATTACAGATTCCGTGGATTCAGGTCACGGTCGGTAAACCCGGCGCGGTACACGGCTCCAGTGAAGTCGGGGTGCGTATTGAACGGGGCAATCGTGCATGGCAACCGTCTATTTAA
- the rpmG gene encoding 50S ribosomal protein L33, translating into MAKKGGRDKIKLVSSAGTGYYYTTTKNKRTTPDKLAFSKYDPVVRKHVLFKEAKIK; encoded by the coding sequence ATGGCTAAGAAAGGCGGTCGCGATAAGATCAAGCTGGTTTCTTCCGCAGGGACTGGTTATTACTACACCACAACCAAGAATAAGCGTACAACACCGGACAAGCTGGCATTCAGCAAGTACGATCCGGTTGTCCGTAAACATGTTCTGTTTAAGGAAGCTAAAATCAAGTAA
- a CDS encoding GspH/FimT family pseudopilin translates to MQILVSGSNKGFTLLEVLIVLVIGGLLMGVVATSLSEGPVLRKSSREVAASLRHARASAVARQQPVVWKMDIASKRFWLDGLDKDSERQLHQTVQAKINTTSAEVGNTQQAGIRFYPDGSSTGGSVDLTYNQQTYKVNVEWVTGRVSIQ, encoded by the coding sequence ATGCAGATATTAGTCTCTGGCAGCAATAAAGGCTTTACCTTACTTGAGGTATTGATTGTGCTGGTTATCGGCGGATTACTGATGGGAGTGGTGGCAACATCACTCTCTGAAGGGCCGGTGTTGCGTAAATCCTCCCGCGAAGTGGCGGCGAGTTTACGTCATGCACGAGCTTCCGCCGTGGCACGTCAGCAGCCGGTAGTTTGGAAAATGGACATTGCCAGCAAACGTTTTTGGCTGGATGGCCTTGATAAAGACAGCGAGCGTCAATTGCATCAAACGGTGCAAGCCAAAATCAACACCACCTCGGCAGAGGTGGGTAATACCCAGCAAGCGGGTATTCGCTTTTATCCCGATGGCAGTTCGACGGGTGGCTCCGTCGATCTGACTTACAATCAACAGACCTACAAGGTCAATGTCGAATGGGTAACAGGGCGTGTCAGTATCCAGTAA
- the rpmB gene encoding 50S ribosomal protein L28, protein MSRVCQVTGKRPITGNNVSHANNKTKRRFLPNLHAKRFWLESEGRWVRLRVSTKGMRIIDKNGIESVLADMRARGEKV, encoded by the coding sequence ATGTCTCGTGTATGCCAAGTAACAGGTAAGCGTCCGATCACAGGCAATAATGTGTCGCACGCTAACAACAAAACCAAACGTCGTTTCCTGCCTAACCTGCACGCGAAACGTTTCTGGCTGGAAAGTGAAGGACGCTGGGTTCGTCTGCGTGTTTCCACCAAAGGGATGCGTATTATCGACAAAAACGGTATTGAGTCCGTTTTAGCTGATATGCGTGCTCGTGGCGAAAAAGTTTAA
- the gspG gene encoding type II secretion system major pseudopilin GspG, which yields MQRKPQKHRVTHLSRGFSLIELMIVLVILGLIAGIVGPQAMKYLGKGKTQSSKVQIENISAALDMYRLEVGSYPTTADGLKALVAQPSSARGWNGPYLKKGDVPKDAWNNDYQYKRPGSNNHPYDLISLGADGAAGGEGEDADISLWQQ from the coding sequence ATGCAACGCAAACCCCAAAAGCACCGTGTTACCCACTTATCACGCGGTTTCAGTTTGATCGAATTGATGATCGTGCTGGTTATCCTCGGCTTGATTGCCGGGATCGTCGGGCCGCAAGCGATGAAATACCTTGGCAAGGGCAAAACCCAGTCGTCCAAGGTGCAAATTGAAAATATTAGTGCCGCGCTGGATATGTACCGTCTGGAAGTAGGCAGTTACCCCACGACGGCGGATGGTTTGAAAGCACTGGTTGCTCAACCGTCAAGCGCACGTGGCTGGAATGGCCCTTACCTGAAAAAAGGCGATGTGCCGAAAGATGCGTGGAATAACGATTACCAATATAAACGTCCGGGCAGCAATAACCACCCTTATGATTTGATCTCGTTGGGGGCGGATGGCGCGGCTGGCGGTGAAGGCGAAGATGCAGATATTAGTCTCTGGCAGCAATAA
- a CDS encoding glycine zipper 2TM domain-containing protein has protein sequence MKTVILSLTAITLASTLLVGCGGAPMNNAQTGAIAGSVLGGVVGHQFGGGEDGKTAATVVGAVAGGMIGGQMGATQDRAYQQPQPYYNNRPY, from the coding sequence ATGAAAACTGTAATCCTCTCACTGACTGCCATCACGTTGGCTTCTACCCTGTTAGTTGGCTGCGGCGGCGCACCCATGAATAATGCACAAACTGGCGCAATTGCTGGTTCCGTGTTGGGCGGCGTTGTTGGTCATCAATTTGGTGGCGGTGAAGATGGCAAAACGGCAGCAACCGTTGTTGGTGCTGTTGCAGGCGGTATGATTGGTGGTCAAATGGGCGCGACACAAGACCGCGCGTATCAACAACCACAGCCTTACTATAATAACCGCCCTTACTAA